One Georgenia wutianyii DNA segment encodes these proteins:
- a CDS encoding sugar isomerase domain-containing protein, with the protein MLHTYHAYISGMLSRVIEVNEKVLPLVIDETARRVREDRLIYVYGPGGHANIASQEAFFRAGGLMNIAAILDEGTMLSSGALRSMAMERTPGYGRVVIDNSGLGEGDLILVVNSYGMNSAVIDSTMRAKELGATVVGVSSRQHAETIGPDHPARHPSKQNLHDLADLFLDSLVPVGDAVMSFEGDVPPAGAVSTFANAFLMNAIQMLTIERVLKEGGRPAVWTSGNAPGGDEANAKLVDRFKGRIRYL; encoded by the coding sequence ATGCTCCACACCTACCACGCCTACATCTCCGGCATGCTCAGCCGCGTCATCGAGGTCAACGAGAAGGTCCTCCCGCTCGTCATCGACGAGACCGCGCGCCGCGTGCGCGAGGACCGCCTCATCTACGTGTACGGGCCGGGCGGCCACGCCAACATCGCCAGCCAGGAGGCCTTCTTCCGGGCCGGTGGCCTCATGAACATCGCCGCGATCCTCGACGAGGGCACGATGCTCTCCAGCGGGGCGCTGCGCTCGATGGCCATGGAGCGCACCCCGGGCTACGGCCGCGTCGTCATCGACAACTCCGGCCTGGGCGAGGGCGACCTCATCCTCGTCGTCAACTCCTACGGGATGAACTCCGCCGTCATCGACTCGACGATGCGCGCCAAGGAGCTCGGTGCGACCGTGGTCGGCGTCAGCTCCCGGCAGCACGCCGAGACGATCGGCCCGGACCACCCGGCCCGCCACCCGTCGAAGCAGAACCTCCACGACCTCGCGGACCTCTTCCTCGACTCGCTGGTGCCCGTCGGTGACGCCGTCATGTCCTTCGAGGGCGACGTGCCGCCGGCCGGTGCGGTCTCGACCTTCGCCAACGCCTTCCTCATGAACGCCATCCAGATGCTCACCATCGAGCGGGTGCTCAAGGAGGGCGGCCGGCCCGCCGTGTGGACGAGCGGCAACGCGCCGGGCGGCGACGAGGCCAACGCGAAGCTCGTCGACCGCTTCAAGGGTCGCATCCGCTACCTCTGA
- a CDS encoding 6-phosphogluconolactonase yields the protein MLELIRNRTHDELGAAGARLAVAAISRAHAEGRAATVLLAAAPSQIPVLRALAAADIHDKPVRYFHMDEYVGLPEDAPQAFGAWLGRTYFDQLPAGHQATFERIDAGGDPESAAAAYAALLPAGDFDLVLCGIGINGHLAFNDPGCDLQDPLPVRHIRLARASRVQQVDEGLFPALGAVPEHAVTVTVPRMLASRAIVCSVLGEAKAEAVRAMLEEPVGNAVPATALREHPVTTVLVDEEAMSRVG from the coding sequence ATGCTTGAACTCATCCGGAACCGCACCCACGACGAGCTCGGTGCGGCCGGCGCCCGGCTGGCGGTCGCGGCCATCAGCCGGGCACACGCCGAGGGGAGAGCGGCCACAGTGCTGCTCGCCGCGGCGCCCAGCCAGATCCCCGTCCTGCGGGCGCTCGCTGCCGCCGACATCCACGACAAGCCGGTGCGCTACTTCCACATGGACGAGTACGTCGGCCTCCCCGAGGACGCGCCGCAGGCCTTCGGTGCGTGGCTGGGCCGCACGTACTTCGACCAGCTGCCCGCCGGTCACCAGGCGACCTTCGAGCGCATCGACGCCGGGGGAGACCCGGAGTCCGCCGCGGCGGCCTACGCGGCGCTGCTGCCCGCCGGGGACTTCGACCTCGTCCTGTGCGGGATCGGGATCAACGGGCACCTCGCCTTCAACGACCCGGGTTGCGACCTGCAGGACCCGCTGCCCGTGCGGCACATCCGCCTCGCTCGCGCGTCACGGGTGCAGCAGGTCGACGAAGGGCTGTTCCCCGCGCTCGGTGCCGTGCCGGAGCACGCCGTCACCGTGACCGTCCCCCGGATGCTCGCCTCCCGTGCCATCGTGTGCTCAGTGCTGGGAGAGGCCAAGGCGGAGGCGGTGAGGGCGATGCTCGAGGAGCCCGTGGGCAACGCCGTGCCGGCGACCGCCCTGCGGGAGCACCCGGTCACGACCGTCCTCGTCGACGAGGAGGCGATGTCCCGTGTCGGCTGA